The genomic window TAAAtgacagattttttaaatcatcagattGTTTTCAGACATTCAGTCCCAAACTGGAACAAACTACCTCTGACAATAATTCCTcaagaaaatgatttttctaaatCGATCCATATAAACCAGGCTGAGTTATTAAggagaaaaatgcatttaataataTAGCATTCGATTGTGTATCATCCAGGAAAGGTGTACtgtaaaaaatgttttgattatTAATTGACCGCTGGTAACTTTAGTGTTGTAAATACTTGTATTATATGAGGtagacagttttaaaaaaactctCCATTAGACAGACTTAAAATTTTgtaataatatttaagaaaatgataacattatgaaaaaatgaaatatccgattAATGCTTAACTTTGTACAACTcgaatataaactttaaaaatattagaaattataacATTTGAGTGCATATAACGTTTTGTACATTAGGATGAATTGCATGCTGTCCATTTCCTCTTTGCACTTTCAGTCaccttaaataaacaaatatatacagcCTTAACAGAACAACAGTGCATCCAAAgcaaatgtgcattttaaattatttctcctgGCCAAgtctttttttcacttagcattttTATATTAGTATTTCTTATCATCCCCACCCTTTCTTTGACAGTTTGTAGTTCTCTGAACCAAACAAGCAACAGGTTTAGATTGGAAGACAGCAAAATCACTTAGGaaaaactaaaactttttttaaggGCTGGTACAAATTCCATTGATTAAACAACTTTATACTCAAAGATAAGGAAGAAGCTAACTCTTCAAAGGGCCTACTCATGGGCAATGTTTGAAAACAATACTGGTGCAGGCTGGGGGAAAGTTCATGTTTTTGACTATCTGGGAATGGGTATTTCAATTTCACTGTACTCTCTCCAGCTTCCTCCCAGAAGACAAATTCCACCCCTGTCTCCTTCCTTACTGCCTGTTCCCCATCTCCCACCCCAAGCTCAATGTAACACTTGGCTCTTTTCACAGTTTCTCATtactaagttttaaaaacattgccTAACTGATAATTACAATCTGAAACAATTCTTTTGGGGGAGCCCTGGGCTATTGCTGGCTGGTAATCTTTCTGGAATGTCAaagagaggggagggaacttagattTTAAAGAAACTTCAGAGACAGGGACTTGTGTCCCctttcatccctcccttccccattcctggCTCCTGGCCTGTCCCTTGATCCCCATCCTCCCTGAGGCCCACCATCTTCCCTCCTGATGGGACTCCTTCTACTTCTCGGTTCCTATTTCCTCCTTTGTAGCTCTTACCTTGTTTTGTTCCCCATtcctgcccattttttttttttttaactgggaaATCACCTTCCCCTTAGAAGAGCATGTCTGAATTTTGGCAAAttctgttgaaagaaatcaatTAGAATCAGAAAGGGCGTTTGGGTGGGctacctccagcctgggctaatgCACCTCAGTGTCAGCCCCAGTCAGAGGCAGGCCTTGTGGTTTCTCATTATCCTTCAGGGGGTTCCATTTGGACTAATTCTTGTCATTCCATCCATACCAGTTCCCCTTGCCCCTACCAGAAAAAGCAACAATGAAGGCAGAGACCTGGGCCCTCAGGAGTGAGGTGAAGGTTGCCAGTTCCTGGTACTGGAAGAGGCCAGGGCAAAGCTGGTAAACTCCCAGAGTACACAAATGGGTGAGAGGGGCACTCGTGGGCCCACCTCTCTCAAAGCTCTTCTATAGGCAGTACCATTCCTGATTTAACTATTCCTTTTGCCAGTTTCCCTATCTAACACTTTCTGTGTGGGAGGGCACAAGACATGGGCTATGAGATGGCCAGAGGCCCCACCTTCTTTACACCAGTAAAAACCAACCAAACCAAGATGCGGTCAATGGTGATTCTTCCTCCCACATTGTTTCCCTTTTTAAACTGTTACTTTTTCAATCCATGGAGCAGTTGAGAAACGGGTATgcatctcttctcccctccccttctatCAAAACCTGTAAGACACACAAGGAAATCCAAAGCCACAgtaatagagagagagaaaaaataaaacacacacacacagaacaaaagaaatccTCCTTGGCTTGTTTTTCTAGGGTGGCCAGGCAAGGTGTCAAAATCCATATCTCCCTCTGGGCTGGCAGGTAGAAGGTACTGGGAAAGCTGCGCTCCCTCTCTCCCACCGGCTCTCACGTCCAGGCTGTTCCCTcaccctcagcctcccccagcgccagcttcctcctcctcctctctgcagCCAGGCCTCTCCTGCAAGACGGACCTTGGCCCGCCTTGGTTCTGGGCCAAGGCAGTGGGAAAGGCACCGCTACCTGCAGCCGCACGACTCCACCACCATGTCCTCGTACTGCTTGTAAACCACATTATTGCCCGCGTCGATGTACAGGATGCTAATGGGAGTCAATTTGGTGGGCACGCAGCAGCTGGGCGGGGTAGAGCCGGGATCCATGGAGTTCATCAGCGTCTGGATGATGGCGTGGTTGGTGGGCTCCAGGTGCGAGCGCAGCGGGAAGTCGCATACACCCTCGCAGTGATAGGCCTCGTACTCCAGGGGCGCGATAATCCAGTCGTCCCAGCCCAGCTCCTTGAAGTTCACGTGCAAGGGCTTCTTGCTGCAGCGTAGCCTGGACTTCTTGCCGTGACGCTTGCCATGGCGGCTGGCGAAGGCCGTGCGCCGCCGCCGGCGGCCGGGCGAGGGCAGCCAAGGCCCGGCGTCCGGGGCCCCCGACGGCGGCGGCCATGACCCCTCGGCGCCCACGCCCGGGCCCGCAGCCTCCGCCGACCCCAGCTGCTCGCGCATCTCTGCGAACAAGTTCTTGCGCTGGGATCTGGTGAACACCACGAGCAGGGCCCGCTCCTGAGGGGGCCGCACCCTCCGGCCGAAGCCCAGACTCCGCAGGTCCGGGGGCGGCGGTTGCTGGGGTCCCCGCGCGTGAGTCTCGGCCTCCCTGGCGTCCGGCTCGCCCCATGCGGCCCGCAGCTCCAAGCACAGCTGCTTCCAGGGCTGGTGGCGCAGCCCCTGCCACACGTCGAAGACTTCCCAGCCGGCCGGCGGCGCCCCCTGCGGGTCCAGGGTCCGCGCGTCCAGCAGCAGGGGCGAAAGGCACGGAAAGAGCTGCACGTGGAGCGGCCCGGCTGGTGGCCCCCAGGGCGCTGAGGGCGCCTGGCGAAACAGCCGCAGCTCCGCGCCcaccagctcttctttgtctGAGAGCATGGACACATCAAACAAATACTTCTGTCTCCGGAGAGGAGTGTGCGAGAGATCGTCTGCgagataaaaaataattacagtcAGTTTCACTTAAGGGGGAGATCAGCCCGGTGCTCTTCGGCCGCCCCGGGAGGAAAAGGGCGGGGAGTGGGGGCAGGTCGGCCGGGGAGTCCAGCTTGCCCGGCCCGGGGCCTGACCACCCCGGCTTCCCATCTGGCTGGTGCATGGCGCGGGGAAGGGGGCGCGCCAGGGCAGGCCCCCTCCTCCGGGTCAGCTCCGGACTCTCAGGGCGGAAGTCGGTGGCTGCTGGCGAGGCGGTGGCGGCCTACCGTGTTTTCCCCCAAGAAGGCTTCGTAACCAATGTGTCCTTTGTGGTCTCGAGCCTGGGCCGTGCTTCCCCCAGACCTCCTCCAGGCTGGGCTGGCTGGTGCTCGTTCACgtctcaaatgtcacctcctccaagTAGCCATCCCTGACCACCCTGATCTAGAGTAGCCTCTCCAGGTCCCTATCACAGGACTGGCTTGATTATCTTCCCGGTACTTAGGCTTATCTACAATtaccttgtttatttttatctcgTTAGTAGTCTGCCTTTCCCAGAAACACTCTGCCCGCCTCCACCAGCCCACAGGAGCTAGGCCGATGTCATAGTCCGCCTTGCTCCCCTCAGTGCCTAGGGCGGTGCCTGACCTGGAGCACACGCCCCTCGGTTAAGTGGGAAACTTCTACCGCAGTGAGTCTTAATCTGGCTCACTAAAATGTCCTGGAGAACTGAAAAACTTCCAGGGCCAGGGCTTGATTCAGCCTATTGAGTCAATGTCTAAGGACAGGACTGGGCATGgggttttgtttattgtttgcttttttttgttgttgttaactcCAAGATGATTTAAAGGTGCAGTTCTAGTTTAGACTCACTAGTCTGGGGTAACACTGCTGCCCATCAGGCGGTTTGGGTGGGTCCAACAGTGCAGGCAGAATGAAGAGCTGGTGAgggatttatttatgtattcaccAATcattaaacaacaaacaaaagagcaATGAAGTTTCAGAAGTATTGGGGACAGGGGGTGAGAAGTGAACAAACACACCTTGCGTCTGTCCATTGAGAACATCCTGCAgtcaatgagaaaaatatatacctGGAAGGCAGAAAACCTCAGCCAGGGAcaatcagacacacacacacacacacagagagagagagagagagagagagagagagaaagagagagagactttctCATCTCTCCTCCCACTTCCAATCTAAAATTCTCTCGCTTTGCAACTATTCCTGAAGATAAAAGGTTTGGTCataagtgagaaaaagaaatttaggaCAGGTGAGGTAGGGGAGTATAACAGGCTTTTAAAATCCAAGGCAAATTCTTCAGAACCAAGGCAAAACTGGACTTCTTTTTTGACACATTTGTGCACGAAGCCAACTCCACTTCAATGTGCAAGGCGGAAAGCTAACCAGATTTTCCTGGGCTGCCTTCCCATAAAATATTTACAACCTAGCAAATACAAAAATCCCCAAAGCCCCCAGCCTTCCCCAGAAGCTAGTAAAGTTTGGGTCGATTTCAATAGTAAAAGTGTCACTGGGCCCAGCATCCAAGCCTCTGTACCAGTCCAGATGTAGCCCGGGGGCGCTGGCTCTGGAGCCTCAGCCACACCCAGTTTGTACTCAGGGCTGACCATAGCATTGGCTGGTTCACTCTTACACACATGCCCCAACCTGAGATGGGGTGTGGGAAGGGTTAGAGAGGTGAAAAGGGAAAAGCTGCTGCAGGCAGTTGATTTATAGAAGCCAAGACCTTCAAACCGACCAGGGTCACATTAAAATCAGGGGGAATTCAGCACACTTTCTTCTCCTTCAAAGAAACCTGTGTCTGACAATGCTCAGCCACCACCCAGATCTCTGGACCTACTGCCTTAGGCTTGGcttcctgcctctctccccaAACTAGGGATGAGATGAGAGCAACAAATCTAAGGCACTTGCTGCACTAGCTAAATGTTGTTAGGGATAACATATTTCTAATCTATATCCACCTGCACAGAATAGTTCTGAAAGGTAATTACttgtattattctcattttacagatgagaaaaccaaggatTGGAGAAATTAAGGTATTGCCAAAAGTCAGACAGCTAGAAAGTGATGAAGCTAAGAGCCACACTTATGTCTATTTAATTCAGAGTTGGAGCATTTAGCCCCTAAGCCCCATTGCCTCTCCACTGTAGTCCAGGTACTAGAGTCTAAAAGTAACCAGAAGTGGCCAGTGTATAAGGGGAAAAGATTCCAAATTATTTGCAGGGCTTGCTAGGAATAAAATCTAGGCTCCCTTAGGAAATAATTTCCATCTTTGCTTACACAACTCTTGAGATGGTTTGCCACTGGCTGCAGTGCATTAGGCAGGTGTAAAGAATTatgatttatttct from Macaca mulatta isolate MMU2019108-1 chromosome 8, T2T-MMU8v2.0, whole genome shotgun sequence includes these protein-coding regions:
- the GDF6 gene encoding growth/differentiation factor 6; its protein translation is MDTPRVLLSAVFLISFLWDLPGFQQASISSSSSSAELGSTKGMRSRKEGKMQRAPRESDAGREGQEPQRRPQDEPQAQQPRAQEPPGRGPRVVPHEYMLSIYRTYSIAEKLGINASFFQSSKSANTITSFVDRGLDDLSHTPLRRQKYLFDVSMLSDKEELVGAELRLFRQAPSAPWGPPAGPLHVQLFPCLSPLLLDARTLDPQGAPPAGWEVFDVWQGLRHQPWKQLCLELRAAWGEPDAREAETHARGPQQPPPPDLRSLGFGRRVRPPQERALLVVFTRSQRKNLFAEMREQLGSAEAAGPGVGAEGSWPPPSGAPDAGPWLPSPGRRRRRTAFASRHGKRHGKKSRLRCSKKPLHVNFKELGWDDWIIAPLEYEAYHCEGVCDFPLRSHLEPTNHAIIQTLMNSMDPGSTPPSCCVPTKLTPISILYIDAGNNVVYKQYEDMVVESCGCR